The Oncorhynchus nerka isolate Pitt River linkage group LG12, Oner_Uvic_2.0, whole genome shotgun sequence genome includes a region encoding these proteins:
- the LOC115123007 gene encoding zinc-binding protein A33-like isoform X1, whose amino-acid sequence MGGCSCRRPVKDDTVIEQPKTSTTSPRKQDASVQTMEQSTDEKLHEVDVTLDVDTAHPNLLIDGKTVSWIKETPQRLCSEKMFDEDPYVLGIMGRAWRAYWKVNVEKKDDWVLGVTKATSNRKGQLVLSPANGFCVIRLSNRGRLKAMDDKEHVLDRDKDIPDEIGIYLDYKERKVTFYNVEDSSLIYSFTNGPSYEDEVHPLFSPWNNDADPIRILSIETKQSESSKA is encoded by the exons ATGG GTGGCTGTTCCTGTAGAAGACCTGTTAAAGACGACACAG TTATTGAACAGCCAAAGACGTCTACCACATCACCCCGTAAGCAAG ATGCATCAGTGCAGACCATGGAGCAGTCAACCG ATGAGAAGTTACACGAAG TGGATGTAACTCTGGATGTGGACACAGCTCATCCTAACCTACTGATAGATGGGAAAACAGTAAGCTGGATAAAGGAAACACCACAGAGACTGTGTAGTGAGAAGATGTTTGATGAGGATCCCTATGTGCTGGGCATTATGGGCCGTGCTTGGAGGGCCTACTGGAAGGTGAATGTGGAGAAGAAGGATGACTGGGTACTTGGTGTTACCAAGGCAACATCTAACAGGAAGGGACAATTGGTTCTCAGCCCTGCCAATGGCTTCTGCGTAATCAGGCTGTCCAATAGGGGAAGACTGAAAGCCATGGATGATAAGGAGCATGTTCTTGACAGGGACAAAGATATTCCAGATGAAATTGGGATCTATCTAGATTATAAGGAAAGGAAGGTgactttctacaatgtagaagacAGCTCACTCATCTACTCATTTACCAACGGACCAAGTTATGAGGATGAGGTCCACCCACTTTTCTCACCCTGGAACAATGATGCAGATCCAATCAGAATATTGTCCATTGAAACTAAACAATCTGAATCATCTAAAGCATGA
- the LOC115123007 gene encoding zinc-binding protein A33-like isoform X3 — MKEWDGVLHRMTWPPQSPDLNPIEMVWVDVTLDVDTAHPNLLIDGKTVSWIKETPQRLCSEKMFDEDPYVLGIMGRAWRAYWKVNVEKKDDWVLGVTKATSNRKGQLVLSPANGFCVIRLSNRGRLKAMDDKEHVLDRDKDIPDEIGIYLDYKERKVTFYNVEDSSLIYSFTNGPSYEDEVHPLFSPWNNDADPIRILSIETKQSESSKA, encoded by the exons atgAAGGAgtgggatggagtgctgcatcggatgacctggcctccacaatcacccgacctcaacccaattgagatggtttggg TGGATGTAACTCTGGATGTGGACACAGCTCATCCTAACCTACTGATAGATGGGAAAACAGTAAGCTGGATAAAGGAAACACCACAGAGACTGTGTAGTGAGAAGATGTTTGATGAGGATCCCTATGTGCTGGGCATTATGGGCCGTGCTTGGAGGGCCTACTGGAAGGTGAATGTGGAGAAGAAGGATGACTGGGTACTTGGTGTTACCAAGGCAACATCTAACAGGAAGGGACAATTGGTTCTCAGCCCTGCCAATGGCTTCTGCGTAATCAGGCTGTCCAATAGGGGAAGACTGAAAGCCATGGATGATAAGGAGCATGTTCTTGACAGGGACAAAGATATTCCAGATGAAATTGGGATCTATCTAGATTATAAGGAAAGGAAGGTgactttctacaatgtagaagacAGCTCACTCATCTACTCATTTACCAACGGACCAAGTTATGAGGATGAGGTCCACCCACTTTTCTCACCCTGGAACAATGATGCAGATCCAATCAGAATATTGTCCATTGAAACTAAACAATCTGAATCATCTAAAGCATGA
- the LOC115123007 gene encoding zinc-binding protein A33-like isoform X2, giving the protein MKEWDGVLHRMTWPPQSPDLNPIEMVWGELDHRVKEKQSTSVQLDVTLDVDTAHPNLLIDGKTVSWIKETPQRLCSEKMFDEDPYVLGIMGRAWRAYWKVNVEKKDDWVLGVTKATSNRKGQLVLSPANGFCVIRLSNRGRLKAMDDKEHVLDRDKDIPDEIGIYLDYKERKVTFYNVEDSSLIYSFTNGPSYEDEVHPLFSPWNNDADPIRILSIETKQSESSKA; this is encoded by the exons atgAAGGAgtgggatggagtgctgcatcggatgacctggcctccacaatcacccgacctcaacccaattgagatggtttggggtgagttggaccacagagtgaaggaaaagcagtcaacaagtgttcagc TGGATGTAACTCTGGATGTGGACACAGCTCATCCTAACCTACTGATAGATGGGAAAACAGTAAGCTGGATAAAGGAAACACCACAGAGACTGTGTAGTGAGAAGATGTTTGATGAGGATCCCTATGTGCTGGGCATTATGGGCCGTGCTTGGAGGGCCTACTGGAAGGTGAATGTGGAGAAGAAGGATGACTGGGTACTTGGTGTTACCAAGGCAACATCTAACAGGAAGGGACAATTGGTTCTCAGCCCTGCCAATGGCTTCTGCGTAATCAGGCTGTCCAATAGGGGAAGACTGAAAGCCATGGATGATAAGGAGCATGTTCTTGACAGGGACAAAGATATTCCAGATGAAATTGGGATCTATCTAGATTATAAGGAAAGGAAGGTgactttctacaatgtagaagacAGCTCACTCATCTACTCATTTACCAACGGACCAAGTTATGAGGATGAGGTCCACCCACTTTTCTCACCCTGGAACAATGATGCAGATCCAATCAGAATATTGTCCATTGAAACTAAACAATCTGAATCATCTAAAGCATGA